In Cynocephalus volans isolate mCynVol1 chromosome 3, mCynVol1.pri, whole genome shotgun sequence, one DNA window encodes the following:
- the PIF1 gene encoding ATP-dependent DNA helicase PIF1, producing MLSGTEAAAAECEDAELRCRVAVEELSPGGQPRRRQALRTAELSLGRNERRELMLRLQAPGPSWRPRCFPLRAARLFTRFAAAGRSTLRLPALGAPGSGAVQLLLSDCPPDRLRRFLRTLRLKLAAAPGPGPASARAQLLSPRPRDFVTISPVQPEELRHAAATRVPDTTPMKKSAEPRTRAEPSKEAPKWPLPVKRLSLPPTKPQLSEEQAAVLQVVLKGQSIFFTGSAGTGKSYLLKRILGSLPPTGTVATASTGVAACHIGGTTLHAFAGIGSGQAPLAQCVALAQQPGVRQGWLSCQRLVIDEISMVEADLFDKLEAVARAVRQQNKPFGGIQLIICGDFLQLPPVTKGSQRPQFCFQAKSWRRCVPVTLELTEVWRQADQTFISLLQAVRLGRCSDDVTRQLRATAAHKVGRDGIVATRLCTHQDDVALTNEMQLQELPGEVHSFEAVDSHPELSRTLDAQCPASQLLQLKLGAQVMLVKNLAVSRGLVNGARGVVVGFEAEGRGLPQVRFLCGVTEVIRVDRWTVQATGGQFLSRQQLPLQLAWAISIHKSQGMSLDCVEISLGRVFASGQAYVALSRARSLQGLRVLDFDPMVVRCDPRVLHFYATLRQGRGLSLESPNDDEAASDQENMDPNL from the exons ATGCTTTCGGGCACCGAGGCGGCGGCAGCGGAATGCGAGGACGCGGAGCTGCGGTGCCGCGTGGCTGTGGAGGAGCTGAGCCCGGGCGGACAGCCGCGAAGGCGCCAGGCCCTGCGCACGGCGGAGCTGAGCTTAGGTCGTAACGAGCGCCGCGAGTTGATGCTGCGGCTGCAGGCGCCAGGGCCCTCGTGGCGGCCGCGCTGCTTCCCCCTGCGCGCCGCGCGCCTCTTCACGCGCTTCGCGGCCGCCGGGCGCAGCACGCTACGGCTCCCCGCCCTCGGCGCTCCCGGGTCCGGCGCGGTGCAGCTGCTGCTCTCCGACTGCCCCCCGGACCGCCTGCGCCGCTTCCTGCGCACGCTGCGCCTCAAGCTGGCCGCCGCCCCGGGACCCGGACCGGCCTCAGCCCGCGCGCAGCTGCTCAGCCCGCGGCCCCGCGACTTCGTCACCATCAGCCCCGTGCAGCCCGAGGAGCTGCGGCATGCGGCGGCCACCCGGGTTCCGGACACCACGCCGATGAAGAAGTCCGCAGAGCCCCGGACGAGGGCCGAGCCCAGCAAG GAAGCCCCAAAGTGGCCCCTACCTGTGAAGAGGCTGAGCTTGCCCCCAACCAAGCCACAGCTTTCTGAAGAACAGGCTGCTGTGCTGCAGGTCGTCCTGAAAGGCCAGAGCATTTTCTTCACTGGGAGTGCAG GGACAGGGAAATCATACCTACTGAAGCGTATCCTGGGCTCACTGCCCCCCACGGGCACTGTGGCCACTGCCAGCACTGGGGTGGCAGCCTGCCATATTGGGGGCACCACCCTCCATGCCTTTGCGG GCATAGGTTCAGGCCAGGCTCCCCTGGCCCAGTGTGTGGCCCTAGCCCAGCAGCCAGGCGTGCGGCAGGGCTGGCTGAGCTGCCAGCGGCTGGTCATTGACGAAATCTCCATGGTGGAGGCAGACCTGTTTGACAAGCTAGAGGCTGTGGCCAG AGCTGTCCGGCAGCAGAACAAGCCATTTGGCGGGATCCAGCTCATCATCTGTGGGGACTTCCTGCAGCTGCCACCCGTGACCAAGGGCTCCCAGCGCCCGCAGTTCTGCTTCCAG gCCAAGAGCTGGAGGAGGTGTGTGCCAGTGACGCTGGAGCTGACCGAGGTGTGGAGGCAGGCAGACCAGACCTTCATCTCTCTGCTGCAAGCTGTGAGGCTGGGCAG GTGCTCAGATGACGTGACCCGCCAGCTCCGGGCCACAGCTGCTCACAAGGTGGGACGAGACGGGATTGTGGCCACAAGACTCTGCACTCACCAGGATGACGTGGCCCTGACCAACGAGATGCAGCTGCAGGAGCTGCCAG GTGAAGTACATAGCTTTGAGGCTGTAGACAGCCACCCTGAGCTATCCCGGACCCTGGATGCCCAGTGTCCTGCTAGCCAGCTCCTTCAGTTAAAGCTGGGGGCTCAG GTGATGCTGGTGAAGAACTTAGCAGTGTCTCGGGGCCTGGTGAATGGTGCCCGAGGGGTGGTGGTTGGGTTCGAGGCGGAAGGGAGAG GGCTGCCCCAGGTGCGGTTCCTGTGTGGAGTCACTGAGGTCATCCGCGTTGACCGCTGGACAGTGCAGGCCACAGGGGGCCAGTTCCTCAGCCGGCAGCAGCTGCCCCTCCAGCTGGCCTGGGCAATATCCATCCACAAGAGCCAG GGCATGTCCCTGGATTGTGTGGAGATTTCCCTGGGCCGTGTGTTTGCCAGTGGCCAGGCTTATGTGGCCCTTTCTCGGGCCCGCAGCCTGCAGGGCTTACGTGTGCTGGACTTTGACCCCATGGTGGTTCGCTGTGACCCCCGTGTGCTGCACTTCTATGCCACCCTGCGACAGGGCAGGGGCCTCAGCCTG GAGTCCCCAAATGATGATGAAGCAGCCTCAGACCAGGAGAACATGGACCCAAACCTCTGA